From the genome of Sporichthyaceae bacterium:
GACCAACGCGGTGTCCCGACTGGACGGGGTGCGTGAGGTACGCGTCACGCTGGATGTGATGAGCCCGGAGCAGCGCACCGGTCTGCAGACCAAGCTGCGCGGCGGCACCCCGGCCAAGGAGATCCCGTTCGCCCAGCCCGGCTCGCTGACCCGGGTGTACGCGGTGGCCTCCGGCAAGGGCGGGGTCGGCAAGTCCTCGGTGACGGTGAATCTGGCCGCCGCACTGGCCGCCTCCGGTCACTCCGTGGGCGTGCTGGACGCGGACATCTACGGCCACTCAGTGCCGCGCATGCTGGGCACCGAGGCCCGGCCCACCCAGGTGGAGAACATGATCATGCCGCCCACCGCGCACGGGGTCCGGCTGATCTCCATCGGCATGTTCATCGAGGGCAACACCCCGGTGGTATGGCGCGGGCCGATGCTGCACCGCGCACTGCAGCAGTTCCTCGCCGACGTGTTCTGGGGCGACCTCGACGTGCTCCTGCTCGACCTCCCACCGGGCACCGGCGACATCGCAATCTCGGTGGCCCAGCTCGTGCCGACGGCGGAGATCCTCGTC
Proteins encoded in this window:
- a CDS encoding P-loop NTPase; this translates as MSAAPTHEQVRAALATVNDPEIHRPITDLDMVAGIDIDGGLVTVTVLLTVAGCPLRETITRDVTNAVSRLDGVREVRVTLDVMSPEQRTGLQTKLRGGTPAKEIPFAQPGSLTRVYAVASGKGGVGKSSVTVNLAAALAASGHSVGVLDADIYGHSVPRMLGTEARPTQVENMIMPPTAHGVRLISIGMFIEGNTPVVWRGPMLHRALQQFLADVFWGDLDVLLLDLPPGTGDIAISVAQLVPTAEILVVTTPQVAAREVAERAGAIALQTHQQIVGVVENMSFLVCPHCGPSHQLELFGSGGGDRVAATLT